In Actinomycetota bacterium, the following proteins share a genomic window:
- a CDS encoding MFS transporter, whose amino-acid sequence MNAPEPPVASDIASRRELVPSERESQAGERVAEPVAVTTSTEASSEPWTARLRSFLADLDPRRVAGGAPMLPLAVLALSALIQYWDDYALGILLPEMSTEFGFDLGFLITLQGVLRFVSLTLAPVMGYLADRVRRVWMLRAGALLSNASSVVTGLAPGVPLIVAGRIGTGVGASVMEPAMFPLMTDMYPSGTRARVFAFWGISGQIGIVAGPIIAGNLAVMFGWRVAIVSLGVLATLVSLGTFLLKEPKRGAQEAKESGADQSAVPEPPPVGWSEAWRAARSIRTVRRLWYATPFLEAGGTAFLFIMSLYYAEVFGLDPRARGYIVAISGVVGMVAIALSGPIGDRMIAHRPGRVMTVMSAGLVLQCVVIAVLAVSPHPAVSVAVSLPLTFVSALFVPALYALISLTVPARIRGLGLQTIAPWRLGGIVILLVIGGLGTDLRTSLLALIPLFLIGAVVLGTASHGVDTDIRSARAATLAGAEAALSGGALLVCRDLDVHHGGAQVLFGMDFDVREGEVVAVLGTNGAGKSTLLRAISGIHPVSAGAIFFDGLDVTHLPPHVGASRGIVMMPGGRAVFPGLTVADNLRTAAWLHRTDDRFVADATERVLDFFPRLRERLGESAGSLSGGEQQMLALGQAFCMKPRLLLIDELSLGLAPAIIAQLLEILRAIHAGGTTIVIVEQSVAVARQIADRAVFMEKGRARFDGPTSDLLHRSDILRSVFLGAAVTAAPSRSGRSGAGRSGVASSRGVRTSPDPEPPDAESRSFAAPDHVLSAEDLRVSFGGVAALGGVSIGVAREEIVGIIGPNGAGKTTLFDVLTGFVLPDSGRVVLDSHDVTALPPDARARLGLGRSFQNPRLFPTLTVRENLAMSLQRHTPGPNPVAAAAWLRTSRRSERTTARRVEELLGAFGLRPFADLFASELSIGTRRTVELACQAGAEPSVLLLDEPSSGLAQAETAELGPVLRRLVRETGCGLVVVEHDVPLVSSVADRLVAMELGQVVAQGEPDDVLSHPEVVRSYLAASGAGPGT is encoded by the coding sequence ATGAACGCGCCGGAGCCTCCGGTCGCATCGGACATCGCCTCCCGGCGTGAGCTGGTTCCGTCCGAGCGCGAGTCGCAGGCGGGGGAGCGCGTCGCTGAGCCGGTCGCGGTTACGACGTCCACCGAGGCTTCGTCCGAGCCGTGGACCGCGCGGCTGCGGTCGTTTCTCGCCGACCTCGACCCCCGGCGGGTCGCGGGCGGCGCCCCGATGCTGCCGCTCGCCGTCCTCGCTCTGTCCGCGCTGATCCAGTACTGGGACGACTACGCGCTCGGCATCCTGCTGCCGGAGATGTCCACCGAATTCGGCTTCGACCTCGGGTTCCTGATCACGCTGCAGGGGGTCCTGCGGTTTGTGTCCCTGACGCTGGCGCCGGTGATGGGTTACCTCGCAGACCGCGTCCGCCGCGTGTGGATGCTGCGGGCCGGTGCGCTTCTGTCCAACGCCTCGTCCGTCGTGACTGGGCTTGCTCCCGGCGTGCCTCTGATCGTCGCCGGACGCATCGGCACCGGCGTGGGGGCTTCGGTGATGGAGCCGGCGATGTTCCCGCTCATGACGGACATGTACCCGTCCGGCACCCGCGCGCGCGTGTTCGCCTTCTGGGGCATCTCCGGACAGATCGGCATCGTGGCCGGACCGATCATCGCCGGCAACCTCGCGGTGATGTTCGGCTGGCGCGTGGCCATCGTCAGCCTCGGTGTGCTGGCAACCCTGGTGTCGCTGGGGACCTTCCTGCTGAAGGAGCCGAAGCGGGGAGCGCAGGAAGCAAAGGAGTCGGGCGCCGATCAGAGTGCTGTTCCCGAGCCCCCGCCGGTCGGATGGTCGGAGGCCTGGCGGGCCGCGCGCAGCATCCGCACCGTCCGGCGGCTGTGGTACGCGACGCCGTTTCTGGAGGCCGGCGGGACCGCCTTTCTTTTCATCATGAGCCTGTACTACGCGGAGGTCTTCGGGCTCGACCCCCGCGCCCGCGGCTACATCGTCGCCATCAGCGGGGTGGTGGGGATGGTTGCGATCGCGCTGTCCGGTCCGATCGGCGACCGCATGATCGCCCACCGTCCCGGACGCGTCATGACGGTGATGTCGGCGGGTCTCGTCCTGCAGTGCGTCGTCATCGCCGTGCTTGCCGTGTCGCCGCACCCGGCGGTGTCGGTCGCGGTGTCGCTTCCGCTGACCTTTGTCAGCGCTCTGTTCGTCCCGGCTCTCTACGCGCTCATCTCGCTCACGGTCCCCGCGCGAATCCGGGGGCTCGGCCTCCAGACCATCGCGCCGTGGCGCTTGGGCGGGATCGTGATCCTCCTGGTGATCGGGGGCCTCGGGACGGATCTTCGGACGAGCCTTCTCGCCCTCATCCCTCTGTTCCTCATCGGGGCGGTCGTCCTGGGGACGGCCTCCCACGGCGTGGACACGGACATCCGCTCGGCCCGCGCCGCCACGCTCGCAGGGGCCGAGGCGGCTTTGTCCGGGGGCGCTCTTCTGGTCTGCCGGGATCTGGACGTCCACCACGGCGGGGCCCAGGTCCTGTTCGGGATGGACTTCGACGTCCGCGAGGGCGAGGTCGTCGCCGTCCTGGGGACCAACGGCGCGGGCAAGTCCACGCTGCTGCGCGCGATCTCCGGCATTCATCCGGTGTCCGCCGGCGCGATCTTCTTCGACGGCCTGGACGTCACGCACCTGCCGCCGCACGTCGGGGCGTCCAGGGGAATCGTGATGATGCCCGGGGGCCGGGCGGTGTTCCCGGGCCTGACGGTGGCGGACAACCTGCGCACCGCGGCATGGCTGCACCGCACGGACGACAGGTTCGTGGCCGATGCGACGGAGCGCGTGCTCGACTTTTTCCCGCGCCTGCGGGAGCGGCTGGGGGAGTCGGCCGGGAGCCTGTCCGGGGGAGAGCAGCAGATGCTCGCGCTGGGCCAGGCGTTCTGCATGAAGCCGCGCCTGCTGCTCATCGACGAGCTGTCGCTCGGACTCGCCCCCGCGATCATCGCGCAGCTGCTGGAGATCCTGCGGGCGATCCACGCGGGGGGGACGACGATCGTGATCGTCGAGCAGTCGGTTGCGGTGGCGAGACAGATCGCGGACCGTGCCGTGTTCATGGAGAAAGGACGAGCCCGCTTTGACGGCCCGACGTCGGACCTGCTGCACCGCTCGGACATCCTGCGCTCGGTGTTTTTGGGGGCCGCGGTGACGGCGGCCCCGTCCAGGTCCGGTCGTTCGGGGGCCGGCCGCTCGGGGGTCGCGTCGTCGCGCGGGGTACGTACGTCGCCGGACCCCGAGCCGCCGGACGCGGAGTCGCGGTCTTTCGCGGCCCCCGATCACGTTCTGTCGGCGGAGGACCTTCGCGTCTCCTTCGGGGGCGTGGCCGCGCTCGGGGGCGTGAGCATCGGGGTGGCGCGCGAGGAGATCGTCGGAATCATCGGCCCGAACGGTGCGGGCAAGACGACGTTGTTCGACGTCCTGACGGGGTTCGTCCTGCCCGACTCCGGACGCGTCGTCCTCGACTCCCACGACGTCACCGCCCTGCCCCCGGACGCCCGCGCGCGCCTGGGCCTTGGACGCTCGTTTCAGAACCCGCGCCTGTTCCCGACCCTGACCGTCCGGGAGAACCTGGCCATGTCCCTTCAGCGCCACACCCCCGGACCCAATCCTGTCGCCGCAGCCGCGTGGTTGCGGACGTCCCGCCGTTCCGAGCGCACGACCGCCCGCCGGGTCGAGGAGCTGCTGGGGGCGTTCGGACTGCGGCCGTTCGCGGACCTGTTCGCGTCCGAGCTTTCGATCGGAACGCGGCGGACGGTGGAGCTCGCGTGCCAGGCGGGGGCCGAGCCATCGGTGCTGCTGCTGGACGAGCCTTCGTCCGGACTCGCCCAGGCCGAAACCGCCGAGCTCGGACCGGTGCTGCGCCGGCTGGTCCGGGAGACCGGCTGCGGACTGGTGGTCGTCGAGCACGATGTCCCGCTGGTGTCGTCGGTGGCAGACCGCCTGGTGGCGATGGAGCTGGGACAGGTCGTCGCGCAAGGGGAGCCGGACGACGTCCTGTCGCACCCGGAGGTCGTGCGTTCCTACCTGGCAGCGTCGGGGGCCGGCCCCGGCACGTAG
- a CDS encoding MoxR family ATPase, translated as MAVRKTAARTKTDRRAFRDSFESMLANIELVIKGKTDVIRSSLIAMLADGHLLFEDVPGTGKTMLARAIAQTINASVSRIQCTPDLLPSDVTGSPVLERKSGDFVFRKGAIFGNVVLADEINRASPKTQSAFLEAMQERNITMDGVTYPLPRPFFVLATQNPIELSGTFPLPEAQLDRFLFKLSIGYLAREAESEVLAGDLRQERIDTLSPVIGPDEVLALIDWAAGVTVSEAVRLYIVDLTHATRDDPALQIGASTRASLALMRASRVLAASQGREDVIPDDVRALVGPVMEHRLILSPDAMLREETVQAVIERVLRRVKVPMGVGG; from the coding sequence GTGGCAGTCAGGAAAACGGCGGCGCGCACGAAGACCGACCGTCGCGCGTTTCGCGACTCCTTCGAGTCGATGCTTGCGAACATCGAGCTGGTCATCAAGGGCAAGACGGACGTCATCCGCTCGTCGCTCATCGCGATGCTCGCCGACGGCCACCTTCTGTTTGAGGACGTCCCCGGCACCGGCAAGACGATGCTCGCGCGCGCCATCGCCCAGACGATCAACGCCAGCGTGTCCCGCATCCAGTGCACGCCGGACCTCCTGCCGTCCGACGTCACCGGCTCCCCGGTGCTGGAGCGCAAGTCCGGCGACTTCGTCTTCCGCAAGGGCGCGATCTTCGGCAACGTCGTCCTGGCTGACGAGATCAACCGCGCCAGCCCCAAGACGCAGTCGGCGTTCCTGGAGGCGATGCAGGAGCGCAACATCACGATGGACGGGGTCACGTACCCGCTGCCCCGTCCGTTCTTCGTCCTGGCTACCCAGAACCCCATCGAGCTGTCGGGGACGTTCCCTCTGCCGGAGGCCCAGCTGGACAGGTTCCTGTTCAAGCTGTCGATCGGCTACCTCGCTCGGGAGGCCGAGTCGGAGGTCCTCGCGGGGGACCTGCGTCAGGAGCGCATCGACACGCTATCGCCGGTGATTGGTCCGGACGAGGTCCTGGCCCTCATCGACTGGGCCGCCGGCGTGACGGTGTCGGAGGCCGTCCGGCTGTACATCGTGGACCTCACCCACGCCACGCGCGACGACCCCGCTCTGCAGATCGGGGCGTCCACCCGCGCGTCGCTCGCTCTGATGCGGGCGTCGCGCGTGCTGGCGGCGTCGCAAGGAAGAGAGGACGTGATCCCGGACGACGTCCGCGCCCTCGTAGGCCCCGTGATGGAGCACCGGCTGATCCTGTCCCCGGACGCGATGCTGCGCGAGGAGACGGTGCAGGCCGTGATCGAGCGGGTGCTGAGAAGGGTTAAGGTCCCGATGGGGGTGGGCGGGTAA
- a CDS encoding RidA family protein: MEKKAVNPWTWQDNYGFSQAIDVQGSARTVFCSGQTPLDADGNPQHAGDMGAQAMLALDNLETVLSQAGLKLSDVVRLNYFVTDIPAFMASAEVWGPRLQEAGCKPASTLLHVSGLFHPDVMIEIEATAAV, encoded by the coding sequence ATGGAGAAGAAGGCGGTCAATCCCTGGACCTGGCAGGACAACTACGGCTTCTCGCAGGCGATCGACGTCCAGGGCTCGGCCCGGACGGTGTTCTGTTCCGGTCAGACGCCGCTTGACGCCGATGGCAATCCGCAGCACGCGGGAGACATGGGGGCCCAGGCGATGCTCGCGCTGGACAACCTGGAGACGGTCCTGTCGCAGGCCGGACTGAAGCTCAGCGACGTCGTCCGCCTGAACTACTTCGTCACGGACATCCCGGCGTTCATGGCGTCCGCCGAGGTCTGGGGGCCGCGTCTGCAGGAGGCCGGCTGCAAGCCCGCCTCGACGCTGTTGCACGTGTCGGGCCTGTTCCACCCGGACGTGATGATCGAGATCGAGGCAACCGCGGCCGTATAG
- a CDS encoding HNH endonuclease: protein MGLPPGGRALAGLLTAIHEVSSTGAWKGDGAGDLSAWMAARFQMSCRTAREVVSMAMTTSERPPLQEAMATGDVSVDQVKAVTALTEPGANEAGAWVDALRFWSYDELEREARKATARKLERTDGGRYLRLDITRDERFMRIRGQLHPEEGALVQKALDRRIPANASLRDFDRAYADAIVDLAGTAVASDDDPDRATVVVHVDKESLRRIEHSNGTSADGARPHEPAPAAPAPAEPVELDTGAFVPPKVAERLSCDCRVEFLTTSASGNAVAVARARRMVPPWMFRALRRRDRTCVFPGCDRARRVQGHHIAHWSVGGPTELENLVLLCWTHHLLVHEGGWSLRGKAGPSIHFVRPDGSVLKRRSSPPTRAPTPPPAGDPTPVSAPAQVPAQIDTS from the coding sequence TTGGGGCTCCCGCCCGGGGGCCGGGCACTCGCCGGATTGCTCACCGCTATCCACGAGGTCTCTTCGACCGGCGCGTGGAAGGGTGACGGCGCAGGCGACCTGAGCGCATGGATGGCGGCGCGGTTTCAGATGTCGTGCCGGACGGCGCGTGAAGTCGTCTCCATGGCGATGACCACGTCCGAGCGCCCGCCATTGCAGGAGGCCATGGCCACGGGCGACGTGTCGGTAGATCAGGTCAAGGCCGTAACCGCCCTGACCGAGCCCGGTGCGAACGAGGCCGGCGCATGGGTGGATGCGCTCCGCTTCTGGTCCTACGACGAATTGGAACGCGAAGCCCGCAAGGCAACCGCGCGGAAGCTGGAACGCACCGACGGCGGACGCTACCTCCGCCTGGACATCACCCGCGACGAACGCTTTATGCGCATCCGAGGACAGCTCCACCCCGAAGAGGGGGCGCTGGTGCAGAAGGCGTTGGACCGGCGCATCCCCGCCAACGCCAGCCTCCGCGACTTCGACCGCGCCTACGCGGACGCGATCGTGGATCTTGCCGGCACCGCGGTGGCGAGCGACGACGATCCGGACAGAGCCACGGTGGTGGTTCACGTGGACAAAGAGTCGCTGCGCCGCATCGAGCACAGCAACGGGACGTCCGCTGACGGCGCCCGTCCGCACGAACCGGCCCCCGCCGCACCGGCTCCGGCCGAACCCGTCGAGCTCGATACGGGAGCCTTCGTTCCTCCCAAAGTCGCGGAGCGGCTGTCGTGTGACTGCCGAGTCGAGTTCTTGACGACGAGCGCCTCCGGCAACGCTGTTGCTGTCGCCCGGGCCAGACGCATGGTCCCGCCGTGGATGTTCCGCGCGCTGCGCCGGCGGGACCGCACCTGCGTGTTCCCAGGCTGCGACCGCGCGCGCCGGGTGCAGGGCCACCACATCGCTCACTGGAGCGTCGGGGGCCCGACCGAGCTCGAGAACCTGGTCCTGCTGTGCTGGACGCACCACCTGCTCGTCCACGAGGGGGGCTGGAGCCTGCGCGGCAAGGCCGGACCGTCCATCCACTTCGTGAGGCCGGACGGCTCGGTGCTGAAGCGAAGAAGCTCGCCACCGACCCGAGCCCCCACGCCGCCGCCGGCCGGAGATCCGACCCCCGTTTCGGCTCCCGCGCAGGTGCCGGCGCAGATCGACACGTCCTGA